The following proteins are co-located in the Triticum aestivum cultivar Chinese Spring chromosome 1A, IWGSC CS RefSeq v2.1, whole genome shotgun sequence genome:
- the LOC123188656 gene encoding 50S ribosomal protein L10, chloroplastic, with translation MTSVRSAAGVALPPIRLAVERARQEALRRELDGCQLLAGIWCHGFTVAQLRSIRASLPSTARLLVAKNSDLAAAVEGTRWESLRPCARGMNAWLFVRSDEIPPALRPYRDFQKEWRLQLNDFTGAVYEGRLYGPDDFAQLEAMPTRVQSYQYLLGCLQMPAVSVLAALRARQEAMAQAEKPPAEEAAPAPAPEK, from the coding sequence ATGACGTCCGTGCGCAGCGCCGCCGGGGTTGCCCTGCCGCCGATCCGGCTGGCGGTGGAGCGGGCGCGCCAGGAGGCACTCCGGCGCGAGCTGGACGGGTGCCAGCTCCTCGCGGGCATCTGGTGCCACGGCTTCACGGTGGCGCAGCTCCGCAGCATCCGCGCCTCGCTCCCCTCCACGGCGCGGCTGCTGGTCGCCAAGAACTCGGACCTCGCGGCGGCGGTCGAGGGCACGCGCTGGGAGTCGCTCCGCCCCTGCGCCCGCGGCATGAACGCCTGGCTCTTCGTGCGCTCCGACGAGATCCCGCCGGCGCTCCGCCCCTACCGCGACTTCCAGAAGGAGTGGCGCCTCCAGCTCAACGACTTCACCGGCGCCGTCTACGAGGGCCGCCTCTACGGCCCCGACGACTTCGCGCAGCTCGAGGCCATGCCCACCAGGGTGCAGTCCTACCAGTACCTCCTCGGGTGCCTCCAGATGCCCGCCGTCTCcgtcctcgccgccctccgcgcgcGCCAGGAGGCCATGGCGCAGGCCGAGAAGCCGCCCGCCGAGGAGGCGGCTCCTGCTCCGGCGCCGGAGAAGTGA